The segment TGGAAAATAAAACTATAATGGTCAGAGTGGAACCCGGTTTATTAAACCAATTTTGTGGTGATACACCTTTGCAGAATGCAGCTTTTGTTCTCCCTCATATAGCATTGCCTGGAAAATGCGTTATTTGTCATACAGAATTACAAACAAACATTCAGATGTTCTCTATCTTAACATCTATATAAAAACTCTCAAGAGTTAGGTTAAAGTTTCAGAAATGGGATAAAGCCTATAAAGTGTTTCATATTCATTTCGTAGGCGGCACTGACTGTAGCAataccactgaaccgaacgaaacttgcatattttgctcattattgttatataaagttataaacaaatcaaggagaagagtgcaaaacactCTTTTGAGGAAGAAAAATATGTTTGTAGTTGGCCAcattgaaccaggatttccagggcaagaatcttaacaacattcatgtttgttcgtaTCATTTCTgttcaggtaggtaaaatattaggctaatatcttaattattactgcttgtacatatttttaccacctattaacgtttgtcaaaatattgcgccattccaagtccttctctatatgatttagcagcttccacacatttttttctggtttagacagcataaattagcagaaagaCATATTCCGTACTACATTGACTGTgcaatctatgctgttgtttaccaaatcgtgacgtaaatGCAAACCCTTTGACCCAGATGACACTTAATCATATTGTATTTCCAGAGAACCTCAGGATGTTAATCTAAAATCATATATTCAGAACCAAATTTTTTAACAGACGTGGATGCACTATAGAAGGAAAGGTGTGGTAGTTGTTCCTGATTAAAATGTTGGAGTCAAAGAAAATGTTTGATCCAACAGTAGCAGAAATAAAGGAAAGAGGAAATATGTGATTCAGATAAGTCCAGAAAGACAGGTCAACAAAGCCAGGAACAGGAAGGAACTAAAGCACTATTAAAATGATATTGATTTTTCCCTAACAACATATCAGAGTTCAAATTATTATACAGGACATCTGTGATTTGATTTAGCCTGTTGATTTGGACGTGACTGAAATCTCGTCTATTGTCTGGATGTGTGGTCATGAATAGTTCAATTTAACTTAAATATAACATGATGTAagtaattaaacaaattaattaattacggTTGATGATCATAGCCTAACTGACATTACAGTGGCCGTCGTGAACGGTAAATAATATTGGCGGTATTTGCCAACAGGGGAGGAAATAAATCAGATAAATATCTAAGTTATTAAACTTATATACTCACATTTTTGTTGAAATCACAAGAAAGAAACGGACACCGGGAAGAAACTCATTAATACGCCATAAGATATGTGTTTTTGACCGGACTAAATCGAATAATATTATTTACCTCAGACTCAGAGCCCGCGCAGACGATGCGAGTTCCTTCATCAGCCAGTGAGTGGCAGTAACGCACTGATGTGCTGCTGATCTCCGCGGCGTAAAAGAAGACGAACAGGAGCAACACACCACATGAGTTTACAGTCAACTGGGGAAAAGCTATTTATTTGAAAGCacacaatgaaaacagaaaaacagctaaaacaacaGAAGAATGAGAAGCATTTCAGGTAAATCAGAGGCTGAGAGCTTCTTCAATAACGGTGTTTCGAAGAGTTTTGTGGCTGTGTCTGAAAATCATGTGAAGTGGTAAACATTAACAAAATGAAGAAAATTATCAAGCAGAATCTAGAATTCTTCATTTTAACTATATACGTCGTATGGGTTGACAGAAAATGAGAATGCAGTGCAGAGCTTAATTTTTTCGGGTATGCCTAGAGATGTGATACTTAGCCTTGCATCCTTCAGAATTTGTCATTTCTTGTTACACGGCCTAAAGTCCACATGAAGATGTATACACTATGTGTTTTGAAAACCTGAAAATGCCACTTTCATAGACATAAATTACTTTAAAAGTTGTGTGACTCTGTATATAGTTCTGAAATGTTGTTTATATGTATTATCTAATTTTTTGGAGACATTAATTGTCTTACACATTTACAAAAAAGGATAATATATAGGCTACAGTTTAAGTTAAAGGTTTACatgcagaacctgcaaaatgtttattttaccaaaatgcatgcatgctattttttttatttagtactgacctgaataagatatttcacataaaagagaaaataatagttgaatttataaaaacaaccctttcacatatacttgattcttaatactgtgttgttacctgaatgatccacagctgtcattttatttttttgtttagtgatagttgctcatgagtcccttgtttgtcctgaacagttaaactgcccactgttcttcagaaaaaatcatttaggtcccacaggttctttggtttttcagcatttttgtgtatttcaaccctttccaacaatatgattgtaagatctatcttttcacactgaggacaacagaaaaactcatatgcaactattacagaaggttcaaatgtttacTGATGCTTCCGTaggaaacacagtgcattaagaCCCAGTGGTTTAGACTTTTGAACGAAATGgcgatgtgtgcatttttcttattttacctaaatatcatattttttttcatttattactgcccttcagaaactacacaagatacttgcatgttcccagcagacaaaataattttaatttaccttgatcttcaaatcaTTTTTTATAAACTCAGTGAATGTAAACGTTTTTTTAcgtgaaatcttattcaggtcagcactaaataaaaataaaataaaatgcattttgtatgatccctcttaattttgtaaaataagtaacattttactttatatttaatataacagCATCCCTGTGGAAAACCATTTTGTTCCTACACAGTTGCTCTATTTAGCATTGCTCAAACATTGCTTTTGTTTACTTGTTTGATTGAGGTTGATACCTAATTGTGAAGTATCTTGTCTTTTATTAGTAAAAAGAAGTCAAAGAATAGCTTTGACCCTGCATCAGACGACCACCTCCAGCAGATTCCTCGTCGCTTGCGTGAAATCATGAAGAGTCAAGAGCTGATGAAACAGGGCttcaaaaagagaaaaaaaggtaCTGCCAGtcttacacatttaaaaaaaaaaattaagttagaATGCAAGGGCAATAAGTGCTGCAGTTTGTACTGCACAATAAAAGCAGAcccatatactttttttttatattgatgattttttaatattaatattgtaattCTTGAAGTTCACTTATAGTATAATTGTTGGTTTtataccccgttcaaaagtttacatacacttgttgttacccttttttttttttttttttttttttgttaagtgatagttgttaatgagtcccttgtttgtcatgaacagttaaactgctcgctattctgcagaaaaatccttcaggccccacaaattatttggtttttcagcatttttgtgtatttgaaccatttccaacagtGATGCATTTAGAGAAaacatttgaagatcagggtaaatttaactttaagtaattctgtcttctgggaaacatgtaatcatcttctgtagcttctgaagggcagtgaaAAAAATATACgtttcttcattctgttcaaaagttttcactccctggctgttaatgcattgtttctccttcttGGAGCgtcaatgagcgtttgaaccttctgtaatagttgcaaatgagtcccttaTGCCTCGTTTCCACTGCGTGGTACGGTACAGTACGGTACAGTACGGTACGGGTCGGGTCGGAAAACCATGAATTGGCTAGCGTTTCCACTGCCGACAGTACCCTTACTTGATAGGCGTGGTGTATGCCGGAAAGTAGTGATAACGTCACTTGATAGGCGTGGTGTATGACGGAAAGTAGTTTGACGTCATTCTCGCGCAAAGAAGAAAGCTAAGACCGCAAACATCAATGGAGGACATTCGCGAGTTATGTTTCGCAGTGGCATTGTTTTGCaaggtgttgtgtgtgttttaaaaatggCGCCTCTTGTGTTGCGTTGTCGTTCTGTAGCACGCGCAAGTGACGATTCTCTGTCAACCAATCAACGCTCTGCAGTGAGTCTAGCTCCACCCTTTAGTACCGTTCCACTGTGCTAGGTACCACAACGGAAGGGTACCCAAAAAGTGGTACGGTACAGTTCGGCATTTTGGTACCATTCACAACTTTTGATAGTGGAAACGCAAATAAATGCGTACCATTCCGTACCGTACCGTACCGctcagtggaaacgaggcattagttgtcctcagtgtgaaagcatggatctcaaaatcataccgtcattgttggaaagggttcaaatatacaaaaatactaaaaaaacaaagaatttgtgggacctgaatagggctgtcgcggttaaggaatttcccttgcggtaattttgagtggctcagtagcgcggtattaccgccatatatatatatatatatataattgtgtgtaggctgttacaatgtaaggtcatattcagaaatcaataaaccgaaaccaaatcgcgttgatacatgaagtgaagtaaacagtactaacatagaaacctagccagaaagaaatgcaaattttgaagaaaaatgtcagacatatttaGAGGCTTTGCCTCTAAATCTTCGTACATACATCAGTTAGCGCGcgccctcgagtctgactggacaagagactttctgtcaggatttcacctgcgtgttctaggcgagctgtcagtcagtgcagtttcatttttacgccacaagatAGACTattatctttgagtaagtctttaaaccgttcattcaactacacgttcaaaaacgcttatttattcaaagagagacgtaatgaaacacgaagttgaaatcattttaattttaatcgccacttttaaaggctcagctgaccagcagagcatcgatgttaagacagagatttcactttccttggacatgacaagctagtttcacatacatacatgactcgatctgaaagacagacacaggtaatcgcacaagctcagtcgatctctctctcattcgctgtctgtttaggcttgttaagtgcatagcCTCATAAtagacacattatgttatcattactaacttattattaatttaatattcagcacacaggcattaagtgagaagggcaaatccttaggaaaaaagaaaacaggcaaatatcgcggttgctgcggttcttgcattcctctgcggttatgcacgtcaatagcgcggtattgcgatattgcggttatcgcgatattgcggttatcgcgacagccctagacCTGAAGGACTTCTGAAGAACCGCAAGCTATTTACCTGTtccagacaaacaagggactcatgaacaactatcactaaacaaaaaaataaaattacagctTTGGATAATTCATGTAACtttaattttctcttgtgtactatgtaaacgtcttttatgtgaaatattcaggtcagtactaaataaaaaataacttttctgAAACAGTGGATTAACATGATCTGACATTTCACACTCGTAAGATGTTTGTTTTTGCCAATGCACATTATTGTTGCTCATTTATTATTGAGGGGAGTGTAGCCATGCTGGGATTCTTTTAAAACACTTTCATGCAGATAGTTAAAAATTGAGGTGCATCATGTGGGGCACATGCTTTCTGGGTTTTGTCTGCAGACAAACTAGTGACCCACAAAAACTGCACAATGACACGGCCAGTGGAAAGGGCAGCAGAGGTGGGGACATCTTGCTGTATATTCATATTTGTTTCTTATTTTAGCCTCTAAGCCAAAGATGCTCTCAGGAGATATTCCAGTTCCACACTTCCGCCAAAGGCGACAGGAGTCAGAGAGGGCTTATGTCCGCCGCATGACCGAAGAAAGTGAGCACGTCCTGTTCCTCACAAACAGCCAGGCACAGCGTCAACCAGAAGTCAAGCTGGAAAAAAAAGAAGAGGAGACCAAGGAAAAGAAATCTACCAAGAAAAATAGGTTAGTTCAACACAGGGTTATtatatttgactaaaactaaaccaTTAAAAACTATTTCCTGAAACAGTGCATTAGTGTGTTAAAGTGTCTTTGTTTTAGGTTCCATAAAGGTAAACTTCTGCAACAGAAAAAGAAGCTAAACCAGCAAGAGGAACATGAAGAGGAGGAGATGCTTAAAGGCATGTATTACTATTGTGAGCTTCACCCTTCAAAATTCAGCTTAAGATTGCAAAACATATTTATATTCGATCATTTCTCTTCTTCTTAGATGAGGTAGCATTTGGAGAGGTCGCCATGGCACCTCCATCACTGAGTGTTAAACCAAAGAAAGCCATAGACAAACCCCAGGTAACTTGTTTACGTGTATCCACCCCTCTTTGAGATAATTAATTCTGTTTGTTCTTTCTAACCATCCTGATCTTTCCTTTAGGGGGCAAACAAAGGTCTTCTCCTGACCTCTCTCCTGGGTCATAGTCCTGCATCGGTCAGCAAACCCTCTATGGCAAGGAAGAGGATAATGGAGGAAGAGCGGGAGAGAGTGGTGAAGCTGTACAGACAGATGAAGAAGCAGCAGAAAGACAAACATGAGCAGGACAAAGCTGCCATGACCTCCAGATGATGCACTGCTGTTtgttttacagttgaagtcaaaagatttacaaaatctgcaaaatgttaattattataacaaaataagacggatcatacaaaatgcatgttttttttatttagtactgacctgaataagatatttcacataaaaaaaatgattacatgtagtccacaagagaaaataatcattgaatttatataaatgaccctgttcaaaagtttacatacactcgattcttaatactgtgttgttacctgaatgtttagtgatagttgttcataagtcccttgtttgtcctgaacagttaaactgcctgaaaaacttctgaaaaatccttcaggtccaacaatttttttgttttttcagcatttttgtgtatttgaacccttttcaacaatgactgtatgatattgagatccatcttttcacactgaggacaactgagggactcatatgcaactattacagaaggttcaaacactcactgatgctccagaaagaaaaactacgctttaagagccaggggtgtaaacttttgaacagaatgaggatgtgcacatttttcttattttgcctaaatatcagagTATACACATTTCCCAGAAATGacaaaatttgtaaaatttaccctgatctttaaattaaagttttcacccctggctcataTGAGTCctgatttgtgggacctgaaggatttttcttaagaacagtgggcagttaaactgttcaggacaaacatgaacaactatcactaaaaaaaaaaaaaacaggtgtgcatcattcaggtaacaacacagtattgagaatcaagtgtatgtaaacttttgaatagggtcatttttattaattcagctatgctactatatgtaaatgtattttatgtaaaatgtcttaattcaggtaagtactaaataaaaaataacatacattttgtataatccctcttattttggtaaaataattaacattttgcagattctgcaaggtgtatgtaaacttttgactttaactttaTATCGTATTGGATTATATCTATATGTATATTTcatgtttatatacatttttgctTCCTCTGCTGGTCAACGATATGATATTGATGGATTTTGAAATGAAATATGAAGTGGATGTAGCAGGACTGTGTataaggcaaaaaaataaatgagtTCACACTTTTATATAATGCACAGTGAGTTCACATGCATTTGGTCTTTTAATATTCAGAGTGACTTGttctaaatatttacattttaaaaagcaacAGTTTATTCTCATCTTGCACTTTTTGTGCTATGAATTTATACATTGTTGATAACtgaaattactgttttttttaagcaATTGATCATC is part of the Garra rufa chromosome 1, GarRuf1.0, whole genome shotgun sequence genome and harbors:
- the ccdc137 gene encoding coiled-coil domain-containing protein 137, translated to MKTEKQLKQQKNEKHFSKKKSKNSFDPASDDHLQQIPRRLREIMKSQELMKQGFKKRKKASKPKMLSGDIPVPHFRQRRQESERAYVRRMTEESEHVLFLTNSQAQRQPEVKLEKKEEETKEKKSTKKNRFHKGKLLQQKKKLNQQEEHEEEEMLKDEVAFGEVAMAPPSLSVKPKKAIDKPQGANKGLLLTSLLGHSPASVSKPSMARKRIMEEERERVVKLYRQMKKQQKDKHEQDKAAMTSR